From Dasypus novemcinctus isolate mDasNov1 chromosome 19, mDasNov1.1.hap2, whole genome shotgun sequence, a single genomic window includes:
- the KHSRP gene encoding far upstream element-binding protein 2 isoform X1: MSDYSTGGPPPGPPPPAGGGGGAGGAGGAGGGPPPGPPGAGDRGGGGPGGGGPGGGSAGGPSQPPGGGGPGIRKDAFADAVQRARQIAAKIGGDAATTVNNSTPDFGFGGQKRQLEDGDQPESKKLAAQGDSISSQLGPIHPPPRTSMTEEYRVPDGMVGLIIGRGGEQINKIQQDSGCKVQISPDSGGLPERSVSLTGAPESVQKAKMMLDDIVSRGRGGPPGQFHDNANGGQNGTVQEIMIPAGKAGLVIGKGGETIKQLQERAGVKMILIQDGSQNTNVDKPLRIIGDPYKVQQACEMVMDILRERDQGGFGDRNEYGSRIGGGIDVPVPRHSVGVVIGRSGEMIKKIQNDAGVRIQFKQDDGTGPEKIAHIMGPPDRCEHAARIINDLLQSLRSGPPGPPGGPGMPPGGRGRGRGQGNWGPPGGEMTFSIPTHKCGLVIGRGGENVKAINQQTGAFVEISRQLPPNGDPNFKLFIIRGSPQQIDHAKQLIEEKIEGPLCPVGPGPGGPGPAGPMGPFNPGPFNQGPPGAPPHAGGPPPHQYPPQGWGNTYPQWQPPAPHDPNKAAAAAADPNAAWAAYYSHYYQQPPGPVPGPAPAPTAPPAQGEPPQPPPTGQSDYTKAWEEYYKKIGQQPQQPGAPPQQDYTKAWEEYYKKQAQVATGGGPGAPPGSQPDYSAAWAEYYRQQAAYYGQTPGPGGPQPPPTQQGQQQASGNCHPPPPPFSFQPPATVHPALVGSAGNPFPCGVCP, encoded by the exons ATGTCGGACTACAGCACGGGAGGACCCCCGCCCGGGCCGCCGCCGCCtgctggcgggggcgggggcgctgGGGGAGCCGGGGGCGCCGGGGGAGGCCCTCCGCCGGGCCCGCCGGGCGCTGGGGACCGGGGCGGCGGCGGCCCCGGCGGCGGCGGCCCGGGCGGGGGTTCGGCCGGGGGCCCCTCGCAGCCGCCCGGCGGGGGCGGGCCAGGGATCCGCAAGGACGCCTTCGCCGACGCCGTGCAGCGGGCCCGCCAG ATTGCAGCCAAAATTGGAGGCGATGCTGCTACAACAGTGAATAACAGCACTCCTGATTTTGGTTTTGGGGGCCAAAAGAGACAATTAGAAGATGGAG ACCAACCGGAGAGCAAGAAGCTGGCTGCCCAGGGAGACT CAATCAGTTCTCAACTTGGACCCATCCATCCTCCCCCGAG GACGTCAATGACAGAAGAGTACAGGGTCCCTGACGGCATGGTGGGGCTAA TCATTGGCAGAGGAGGTGAACAGATTAACAAAATCCAGCAGGACTCGGGCTGCAAAGTACAGATCTCTCCAG ATAGTGGTGGCCTCCCTGAGCGCAGCGTGTCCTTGACCGGAGCCCCAGAATCTGTGCA AAAAGCAAAGATGATGTTGGATGACATCGTCTCCAGGGGCCGTGGTGGCCCGCCAGGACAGTTCCACGACAACGCCAATGGAGGCCAGAACGGCACCGTGCAGGAGATCATGATCCCAGCAGGGAAGGCCGGCCTTGTCATCGGCAAAGGCGGGGAGACAATTAAGCAGCTgcag GAACGAGCCGGAGTGAAGATGATTTTAATTCAGGATGGTTCACAGAATACAAACGTGGACAAACCTCTCAGGATCATCGGGGATCCTTATAAAGTGCAG CAAGCTTGCGAGATGGTGATGGATATTCTCCGGGAGCGCGACCAAGGCGGCTTTGGGGACCGGAATGAGTACGGCTCCCGGATTGGTGGGGGCATTGAT GTGCCAGTGCCCAGGCATTCTGTCGGGGTGGTCATCGGTCGGAGTGGAGAGATGATCAAGAAGATCCAGAACGATGCCGGTGTGCGGATACAGTTTAAGCAAG ATGATGGGACGGGTCCTGAGAAGATAGCGCACATAATGGGGCCCCCGGACAGGTGTGAGCACGCAGCCCGGATTATCAACGACCTCCTCCAAAGCCTCAGA AGCGGTCCTCCAGGCCCTCCGGGGGGCCCTGGCATGCCCCcagggggccggggccggggccgagGCCAAGGCAACTGGGGCCCGCCTGGCGGGGAGATGACCTTCTCCATCCCCACCCACAAGTGTGGGCTGGTCATCGGGCGAG GTGGTGAGAATGTGAAAGCCATAAACCAGCAGACAGGCGCCTTTGTTGAGATTTCACGGCAACTGCCGCCCAACGGGGACCCCAACTTCAAGTTGTTCATCATCCGGGGCTCGCCCCAGCAGATCGACCACGCCAAGCAGCTCATCGAGGAGAAGATTGAG GGTCCTCTCTGCCCAGTCGGACCAGGACCGGGGGGACCAGGCCCTGCCGGCCCCATGGGGCCCTTCAACCCGGGGCCTTTCAACCAGGGGCCACCAGGGGCTCCCCCTCA CGCCGGAGGTCCCCCTCCTCACCAGTACCCACCCCAGGGCTGGGGCAATACCTACCCCCAGTGGCAGCCACCTGCTCCTCACGACCCAA ATAAAGCAGCCGCGGCAGCGGCGGACCCCAACGCAGCCTGGGCTGCCTACTACTCACACTACTACCAGCAGCCCCCGGGCCCCGTGCCGGGCCCTGCGCCCGCCCCCACGGCTCCGCCTGCTCAGGGCGAGCCCCCTCAGCCCCCACCTACCGGACAGTCGGACTATACCAAGGCCTGGGAAGAGTATTACAAAAAGATTG GCCAGCAGCCCCAGCAACCCGGAGCACCCCCGCAGCAGGACTACACGAAAGCCTGGGAGGAGTACTACAAAAAGCAGG CTCAAGTGGCCACTGGAGGGGGGCCGGGAGCACCCCCAGGCTCCCAGCCGGACTACAGCGCTGCCTGGGCTGAATATTACAGACAGCAGGCCGCTTACTACGGACAGACTCCAGGTCCTGGCGGCCCCCAGCCACCACCCACACAGCAGGGACAGCAGCAGGCAAGTGGGAACTgccaccctcctcctcctcctttttccttccAACCCCCGGCCACCGTCCATCCTGCCTTAGTGGGTAGCGCCGGAAACCCCTTCCCCTGCGGGGTGTGTCCTTGA
- the KHSRP gene encoding far upstream element-binding protein 2 isoform X2 — translation MSDYSTGGPPPGPPPPAGGGGGAGGAGGAGGGPPPGPPGAGDRGGGGPGGGGPGGGSAGGPSQPPGGGGPGIRKDAFADAVQRARQIAAKIGGDAATTVNNSTPDFGFGGQKRQLEDGDQPESKKLAAQGDSISSQLGPIHPPPRTSMTEEYRVPDGMVGLIIGRGGEQINKIQQDSGCKVQISPDSGGLPERSVSLTGAPESVQKAKMMLDDIVSRGRGGPPGQFHDNANGGQNGTVQEIMIPAGKAGLVIGKGGETIKQLQERAGVKMILIQDGSQNTNVDKPLRIIGDPYKVQQACEMVMDILRERDQGGFGDRNEYGSRIGGGIDVPVPRHSVGVVIGRSGEMIKKIQNDAGVRIQFKQDDGTGPEKIAHIMGPPDRCEHAARIINDLLQSLRSGPPGPPGGPGMPPGGRGRGRGQGNWGPPGGEMTFSIPTHKCGLVIGRGGENVKAINQQTGAFVEISRQLPPNGDPNFKLFIIRGSPQQIDHAKQLIEEKIEGPLCPVGPGPGGPGPAGPMGPFNPGPFNQGPPGAPPHAGGPPPHQYPPQGWGNTYPQWQPPAPHDPNKAAAAAADPNAAWAAYYSHYYQQPPGPVPGPAPAPTAPPAQGEPPQPPPTGQSDYTKAWEEYYKKIGQQPQQPGAPPQQDYTKAWEEYYKKQAQVATGGGPGAPPGSQPDYSAAWAEYYRQQAAYYGQTPGPGGPQPPPTQQGQQQAQ, via the exons ATGTCGGACTACAGCACGGGAGGACCCCCGCCCGGGCCGCCGCCGCCtgctggcgggggcgggggcgctgGGGGAGCCGGGGGCGCCGGGGGAGGCCCTCCGCCGGGCCCGCCGGGCGCTGGGGACCGGGGCGGCGGCGGCCCCGGCGGCGGCGGCCCGGGCGGGGGTTCGGCCGGGGGCCCCTCGCAGCCGCCCGGCGGGGGCGGGCCAGGGATCCGCAAGGACGCCTTCGCCGACGCCGTGCAGCGGGCCCGCCAG ATTGCAGCCAAAATTGGAGGCGATGCTGCTACAACAGTGAATAACAGCACTCCTGATTTTGGTTTTGGGGGCCAAAAGAGACAATTAGAAGATGGAG ACCAACCGGAGAGCAAGAAGCTGGCTGCCCAGGGAGACT CAATCAGTTCTCAACTTGGACCCATCCATCCTCCCCCGAG GACGTCAATGACAGAAGAGTACAGGGTCCCTGACGGCATGGTGGGGCTAA TCATTGGCAGAGGAGGTGAACAGATTAACAAAATCCAGCAGGACTCGGGCTGCAAAGTACAGATCTCTCCAG ATAGTGGTGGCCTCCCTGAGCGCAGCGTGTCCTTGACCGGAGCCCCAGAATCTGTGCA AAAAGCAAAGATGATGTTGGATGACATCGTCTCCAGGGGCCGTGGTGGCCCGCCAGGACAGTTCCACGACAACGCCAATGGAGGCCAGAACGGCACCGTGCAGGAGATCATGATCCCAGCAGGGAAGGCCGGCCTTGTCATCGGCAAAGGCGGGGAGACAATTAAGCAGCTgcag GAACGAGCCGGAGTGAAGATGATTTTAATTCAGGATGGTTCACAGAATACAAACGTGGACAAACCTCTCAGGATCATCGGGGATCCTTATAAAGTGCAG CAAGCTTGCGAGATGGTGATGGATATTCTCCGGGAGCGCGACCAAGGCGGCTTTGGGGACCGGAATGAGTACGGCTCCCGGATTGGTGGGGGCATTGAT GTGCCAGTGCCCAGGCATTCTGTCGGGGTGGTCATCGGTCGGAGTGGAGAGATGATCAAGAAGATCCAGAACGATGCCGGTGTGCGGATACAGTTTAAGCAAG ATGATGGGACGGGTCCTGAGAAGATAGCGCACATAATGGGGCCCCCGGACAGGTGTGAGCACGCAGCCCGGATTATCAACGACCTCCTCCAAAGCCTCAGA AGCGGTCCTCCAGGCCCTCCGGGGGGCCCTGGCATGCCCCcagggggccggggccggggccgagGCCAAGGCAACTGGGGCCCGCCTGGCGGGGAGATGACCTTCTCCATCCCCACCCACAAGTGTGGGCTGGTCATCGGGCGAG GTGGTGAGAATGTGAAAGCCATAAACCAGCAGACAGGCGCCTTTGTTGAGATTTCACGGCAACTGCCGCCCAACGGGGACCCCAACTTCAAGTTGTTCATCATCCGGGGCTCGCCCCAGCAGATCGACCACGCCAAGCAGCTCATCGAGGAGAAGATTGAG GGTCCTCTCTGCCCAGTCGGACCAGGACCGGGGGGACCAGGCCCTGCCGGCCCCATGGGGCCCTTCAACCCGGGGCCTTTCAACCAGGGGCCACCAGGGGCTCCCCCTCA CGCCGGAGGTCCCCCTCCTCACCAGTACCCACCCCAGGGCTGGGGCAATACCTACCCCCAGTGGCAGCCACCTGCTCCTCACGACCCAA ATAAAGCAGCCGCGGCAGCGGCGGACCCCAACGCAGCCTGGGCTGCCTACTACTCACACTACTACCAGCAGCCCCCGGGCCCCGTGCCGGGCCCTGCGCCCGCCCCCACGGCTCCGCCTGCTCAGGGCGAGCCCCCTCAGCCCCCACCTACCGGACAGTCGGACTATACCAAGGCCTGGGAAGAGTATTACAAAAAGATTG GCCAGCAGCCCCAGCAACCCGGAGCACCCCCGCAGCAGGACTACACGAAAGCCTGGGAGGAGTACTACAAAAAGCAGG CTCAAGTGGCCACTGGAGGGGGGCCGGGAGCACCCCCAGGCTCCCAGCCGGACTACAGCGCTGCCTGGGCTGAATATTACAGACAGCAGGCCGCTTACTACGGACAGACTCCAGGTCCTGGCGGCCCCCAGCCACCACCCACACAGCAGGGACAGCAGCAG GCTCAATGA